The Stigmatella aurantiaca genome includes the window CCGGACATCGAACAAGCAGCCCAGTGGCGGCTCACAGGCTTTGCCGGGCCCGCACGCGCGGCCGTATGTAACCAGGCGCAGGCGCTGCTCGGCGGTGAGCATGGGACTGACTCGTTCCCCGGGGGGAGCACTCACCGGCACATCCAGCTTCAACAGCCCCCCGAGCAGCAGCACGAGCGGGAGTGGTAACAGCACACCCGCGCAGGCAACCACGGCTTTGCGCCAGTTCAACCGCTGCACTCACGGACCTCCGCACGCGCGGCACTCGTCCGAATGCTCCTTGCCCGGCGAGCAAACTCTCCTGCGTTCCCAGTCCGCACAGCGCTTGAGGATGAGCTGTTCCTGCGTGTCTTTGCGAACCGCCTTGGAAACACGGCCCTCCTTCCCGAATTCAGAGGGGCAGCCGGTCGTTGCTACGACTGAAAGGACTACCACCGTGGCGCGGACTCCTAGCATCGGCCCCCTCCCATCAAGAGCGGTGGATGCTATCAACGAAGCCCCTCCTGTTCACGCTATACCCTCGCCACGGGCGCCACGCGAGGCAGCGCCAGGGTGAAAACGGTTCCCTTGCCCAGTTCGCTCTCCACGTCGATGTGGCCTCCATGGGCCCGGACAATTCCATACGCCACGGAGAGCCCCAGCCCCACGCCCTCCCCGGGGGGCTTGGTGGTGAAGAACGGCTCGAACAGCCGCCGCTTCGTCTCCTCGGACATGCCCGCCCCGGTGTCCCGCACCGCCACGAGCACCTGCTCGCCCTCGCGGCGCGTGGTGATGCGCACCCGTCCGCCGGGGGCAGTGGCTTGCCCCGCGTTGACCATGAGGTTCACCAGCACCTGGACGATCTGCCGCGGATGGCCCACGACCCGGCCCACCTCGCCCAGCTCCTTCTCCACCTGGACATGGCCGAGCTGCACCTGCGCGAGGCGCAGTCCCATCTCCACCTCGGCGTTGAAGTCGTAGTCCATATTGCGGTCGACCCCTCCGCCCGAAAAGCGGCGCAGGTCCGCAACGATGGAATTCACCCGCCGGATGCCATCCAGCGTGGCCGGCAGCACATCGTCCACGTACTCGCGCATCACCTCCGGCAGCGCCTTCTCTTCCTTCAAGTCCCGGAGCAGCGAGCCGACATTGCTCGTCACGAAGCTCATCGGGTTGTTGATTTCATGCGCCACCCCCGCCGCGAGCAGCCCCAGGCTGGAGAGGTGCTCCTGCTTGAGCGCCCGTTCGTGCATCCGCCGCATTTCATGGTGGGCGTTCTCAAGCTGCACCATCGCCCCGCGCAACATCTCGACGCGGCGCTCGGACACCACGTAGCCGATGGCGCCAATCAGGGAGAAGGCCAGCGCTATGGAGAAGCTGGCCCCCGTGAGCAGTGCCACCGTGTTCACCACTCCCAGGTAGAGCACCATGCGCAACCGGATCCACCGGCCGACACCGAAGGACCAGAACATGTTGTAGGGAACGAAGACCCAGAGCAGGACGTGCCACTGGGTGGCGATGCCCACGATGCACACTCCTATCGCGTTGGCCCCCATCCGCACCGCGTCCACCCCGAGAGACGAGAGCCTCCTGGACAGCCAATCGACGGCAAGGGTGTTGAACAGGGTGAGCACCAGGCCGACCGACACGATGATGGGGACCACGCGCCACTGCCCCCAGAACGCGCAGGCCAAGGACACGTTGACGGCACACGCACCCATCCCCGCCACTCGCTGAACGGCGCGCCGGGCTTGCTCCGAATCCGCCAGCGCGGTGGCTCCGCCAGGAGCGAGCAGCTCATGTTTCATGGGGGAACTAATGGATTTGCTCCTGTTTTCCCTATCCATTTGAACCTGATTTCAGATGGCAGCCCGCTGAGGCAGGCGCTGCTTACAACCCCTCGTTCGCCGGGGAACCATAAAAAGAGGGGCGGCCCCTCGCCGGGCCGCCCCTCCTCACTTCCGGAAACCGCTCCTTCGCCCGCGACTACTTGGTGAAGGAGAGGGGCCCGTTGGACAGCGTGCTGTTGTTGGCGCCATCCACCGCGCGCACCCGCCAGGTGTGAGCCCCGGCGGCCAGACCGCTCACCGAGGTCTGCTCCGTGCCCACGCCATACACCTGGAACTCCCAGAACGAGTAGCCAAACGTGGTGAAGCGCTTCACGCCGCGCATCCGCACGTACCGGCCCACGCCGCTCAGGCCCGTCAGGTCATCGGTGCCACCGTTGCCGGCGCTCTCCGTGTAGAGCGCCTTCCAGCTGGTGCCATCCAGCGAGGCCTCGATGACGTACTGGGAGCCGTACGCGGCCTCCCAGTGAATCACCACGCGCTTGAGGGAGTACACGCCGCCCAGATCCACCGTGTAGGTGGCCGCGTCCGGGTTGGTGCCCGTGTTCACGCTGGACCAGCGCGTGGCCATGTTGCCATCCACACCGTCGTTCGGGCTGCCGAACTCGGTGGAGGAGGCCACGGCGTTCTTGCCCAGCGCCAGGTTGGTGGTGATGCCCGTGTAGGCCGTCCCCGTGATGGCGGGCGTGCGGTCCACGTTGTCCACGATGAGGACGTACTTGGACACGCCGGCCCCCACGTCCGAGGTCTGCTCCCAGATGAACTGCGTGGGATTGGCAGAGGCCGTGGAGCCCGCCGCAGGCACCAGCGCCGAGAAGGCCGCCGGGGGCGTGGTGTCGCTGAGCGTGAAGCTGAACGTGGCCGAGGTGGTGGAACCGTTGGCCCAGTTGTACGCCTTCACGTACCAGGTGTGCGCGCCATTGGAGAGCGCCAGGCCCGGCACTTCGGCCGTGGTGCCCTTGGTCGTCGCCGACGGGATGAGGATGCCGTCGATGAACAGCTCGTAGCGCTGGATGCCCGTCTGCGCGTCGCTGCTCGCCGTCCACGCGAACGGAGGCCGCGTGCCGGTGATAGTGGCGCCGTTGGCGGGCGTCTGGAGCGTGAACGCCGCGGGAGGGGTGGCGTCCGTCAGCCCGAAGCCCTGGATGCCCGCGCCATACTGGAAGAGCGGATCCCCGTAGACGGGCAGGATGCGCTCACCGGCGGCGATCTTCTGCCGGATGGTGGTGCGCTGGGCCTCGGTGGCGCCCAGGTCGAACGGCAGGTCCCACTTCTCCAACTGGTTGTTCGGCACGTCGGTGCCGATCTGCGCCATGGAGCGCGGCAGCTGCCAGGGCAGCTGGCCCCGGGGCAGCACATCGCCGAACAGCAGGTCGGCCACGGCGTAGCCGCCCATGTCGCCCGGCCGGTAGACCGCCAGCAGCGCGTTGGTCTGCGGCACCACGTTCGTCAGGATGTAGGGGCGCGGCAGGATGAGCACCGTGGTGGTGGGGATGTTCTTCGACTTGAAGCTGGTGATGACGCCGTACTGGTCTCCCCACTTCGCGTCGTGCGCGGGACCGATCGGATCGCCCGGCAGGTAGGGCTTCTCCTTGTCCCACTCGGTGCCGTGGGTGAAGTAGCTCTCGCCCACCACCACGATGGCGGCGTTGGGGGTAACCCCGGCAGGGGCCGCGTCCTTGTACACGGTGATGCCCGCCGCCTCGGCGCGCGCCTTCAGGGCCTGGTAGATGGTGGGATCGCCGAACTCGGTACCGTGGAAGTCCGAGCGCCAGGTGACCATGCCGGCCGGATCATCGGCGCGGGGGCCCGCGATGACGATCCGCGAGCCGGCCGCCAGCCGCAGCGGCAGGGCCCCGTCGTTCTTGAGCAGCGTCAGCGACTCCTGGGCGGCGCGGCGCGCCAGGAACTTGTTCTCCGCGGTGTGCCACGCGGAGGTGCCGGCGGCGCCCTCGCGGTACGGGTCCTCGAACACGCCCAGGCGGAACTTCAGGTCCAGCACGCGGCGGACGGCCTCATCAAGGCGGGCCAGCGGCACCGCCGTCTCGAAGTTGCCCATCTGGCCGGGGTTGGCGCCGCCCATCACGTCGGAGCCCGCCTTGGCGGCGTTGATCCACGCGCTGTCGGGCAGCCAGTCCGTGCAGATGATGCCGCTGTAGCCCATGTTCTGGCGCAGGTAGTTGAGGATGCCGACGTTGTCGCCGGCGCCGCCGCCCTCGGGCCCCAGCAGCGAGCTGCCGGCGTAGCCGGGCATGATGCCGGAGGTGTTGGCCTCGATGGCCGCGTGCCACGGACGCATGTGGTAGTGGATGGAGGTGCCGTCGTAGACAATGCCGCCCTCGCCACCGGCGCCCTGGCCCGGCCAGTGCTTGGTGGTGACCCACACGGAGTGGGGGTTCACCTCGGGGCCGCCCTGGAGGCCGGCGATGAGCGCGCGCGTGAGGCCGGCGGCCAGATCCGCGTCCTCGCCGCTGCCCTCCTGGATGCGGGGGTAGAGCACCTTGGTGCCCACCTCGGCGAGCGGCGACAGGGTGCCGCGGCTGCCCACGGCGATCTGCTCGCGCCGCTGCATGTCGCCCATCTCCCAGGCGTTCTGGATGTTGCGCGAGGCGGCCAGGCCCGGCTGCGTGGGCCAGCTCGTCTTGAAGCCGTGGATGGAGTCACCCGCGTCGACAATGGGGACGCCCAGGCGCGTCCCGGCGGCCGTCACCTGGAAGTTGGTGATGTCCTCGGTGGACAGGGGGCCCATGGTGAAGCCCGCGCCCGGGAACTCCTTGGCGTTGAAGAACAGCTGCAGCGCCTTCTCGTGCAGCGTCAACCGGCCCATCAAGTCATTGACGCGCGTGGCGATGGGGTTGCGCCAATCCTCGTACGGCTCGATCGTGCCGTTCTTGTTCATGTCACGCGCGCCGTTGATGAGGTTCACGCCGTCGTTGGCGGTCTCGACCTTGGGCAGGTAGACGCTGAAGGTGCGCAGGTTGGAGCGGCTGGTGCTCCCGCCCGACAGCTGGGCCACGACGTACCACTTGTACGTCCACCGGTCGACGAGGTCCTGGTTGAGCGTGAAGGAGGTGCCCGTGACGTTGCCCACCTCGGTGAAGCGGTTGAGCAGGTTGCCCGGGGCCATCCAGTCATAGTCGTTGCGGGTGATGTTGACGTAGACCTTGTAGCTGGAGGCGCCGGTGACGGCGGCCCACGAGAGCGTGGGGCGGCGGGTGGTGGTGATCATCGCGCCCTCGGCGGGAGCGCTCAGCGCGAACGCGCCCGTGGTGGGCGGCGGGGCCGGCCGCACGTACGGATCCGGGATGATCGGGCCGCCGGGGGGAGGCGTCGTGGTGCCCGTGGAGAACACCTCCACCTGCCACAGCGCGTCCTGCACGGCGAGCGCCGTCACGCTCTGCGCGCGCTGGGTGCCCGAGGACGTGGTGACCACCAGGCGGATGTCGGTGTTGGGCACGGAGCCCGAGTACTGGTTCTTGGACATCGTCACCGTGGTGTTGGGCGGGAAGGTGAGCGTGTAGGTGAAGACGCCCTTGTTGACGACGGACGGGGTCGCCAGGCCCTCGGGGGGCGTGGGCGAGACGCTGAGGGGCGTGGGCGAGACGTTGATCTTCGCGTAGGCCACATCCGGGAACGTCAGCTGGATGGTCTGGTTGGTCGTCTGCGGCGGGGGCGTGGTGCCGCCACCGGACTTGTAGACCTCGAACGACCAGATCGAATAGCCATAGCCCGTGCCGCGCTCGCCACCGAGCATGCGCACATAGCGCGCGGTGCCCGAGACGTTGATCTCCTCGCGGCCTGGCGCCCCGCTGGTGATGGAGGCCAGGGTGGTCCAGTTCACGTCATCCGTGGAGCCCTGGATGGTGTACGTCTTGGCGTAGGCACCCTCCCAGTCGAGCACCACTTGGCCGATCTGCTGGGCCGAGCCCAGGTCCACGCGGATCCACTGGGCATCGAGCGAGGCCGAGGACCAGCGCGTGCCGGCGTTGCCGTCCACCGCGTAGGTGGCCGCGAGGTTGGGATCATTGTTCTCGGTGCTGGAGGCGGTGGCGGGCCGGCCCTTGGCCAGGTCCCCAGTGGGGGTGGTGCCGCCGCTGCCGTAGACTTCGAACTCCCACAGGGAGTAGCCGTAGCCGATGGCGCGCTGCACGCCGAGCATGCGCACGTAGCGGGCGGTGCCGGACACGGTCAAATCGTCGATGCCGCCGTCCCCGTTGGTGACGGTGGCCACATCCGTCCAGCTCGTCGCGTTGGCGGAGATCTGGATCTTGTAGCTCTTGCCGTAGGCGGTCTCCCAGTTGAGCGTCACCCGGCTGATGGCCGTGGACGCGCCCAGGTCCACGTAGATCCACTCGTTGTCGGTGAAGCCGCTGCTCCACCGCGTGCCCCCATCGCCGTCCACGGCGGAGGGACCTGTGAAGACACCGTCACTTGAGGACACGGTGACGGGCTTGCCCTTGGCAAGATTGACTTGGGCTTGCGCGGCCGCTGGCGAGAGCGCCATCAGGCCCACGAGCAACAGGCCCGTGGACGCGCACGCCCACCGGCTCCAGGCGCTGCGCGCGCCCTGGATGAGATGAGGGATTGGATTCATAAAGGGAGGGGAGGGCTACGAGGGGTGGAACAGCAACAACAGACACGGCTGCGGCACGGCCCATCCCCCTCCAGCAAACCACACCAGAGAGGGACGGGCCGCGGTGAAGCACGACAGACTGCGGACGGAAACGGCTACTTCAGGTCGAGGTAGTCGACCGAGAAGATCCAGCCGTTCGCGTGGGTAACACCCGCCAGGCACAGCGTGCCCGTGCCGCTGGCGGAGATGCCGGTGGAGATGTCCGTCAGCGTGGGGCTGCTCCAGCCGCCCGTCGCCGTGGCCAGCTTGAGCGTGCCGATGACGGTGCCGTTGAACTTCAGCTGCGCCTGGCCATTGGCGTAGGGCGCGCCCACGTGCGCCGTGGCGGAGGTGCGGCCCGTCAGGGTGACGTTGCTCCAGCAGATGGTGTCGTTGCCCTCGAAGGCGACGACCTTGCCACCGCTGTCACCGCCCGCTTCGGCGAAGCAGCCGGTCAGCGTGGCGCTCTCCGCCTCCAGGCGCACCGCCGTGGGCGTCGACGGGGTGCACTGGCCGGAGGCGTTGCAGGTGTTGCCCGTGGAGCAGGTGCCGCAGGTGCCGCCGCAGCCGTCGCTGCCACACACCTTGCCGGAGCACTGCGGGGTGCAGGTGCTGGGGGTGCACTGGCCGGAGGCGTTGCAGGTGTTGCCCGTGGAGCAGGTGCCGCAGGTGCCGCCGCAGCCGTCGCTGCCACACGTCTTGCCGGAGCAGGACGGGGTGCAGGTACCGGAGGAGGCGGTGCACTGGCCCCAGCTGCCGCAGGTGGTGCCCGAGCGGCACGAGCCGCACACGCCGCCGCACCCGTCGCTGCCGCACGTCTTGCCCGTGCACTCGGGCTGGCAGGTGTTGGTGGTGGCGCCCAGGTACATGTCATCCACCCAGATCTGCGAGCCGTTGAAGGCGGCGTTGCCCCCCGCGGTGATCTCGAACTTGTAGATGCCCGTGGCCTGCGGGGTGAAGTTCGGGCCGGTGCACGTCGTCCAGCCGGTGCCCACGTTGCAGTTGAAGGTGGCGATGACGCCGTAGGGCGCCGCCGGCTGGGCGATCTTGATGGGCAGGGTGCGGGCCACGCTCGACTTCACGTCCACCTTCCACTTGTAGGTGGTGCCCGCGTTGAGCTGGAAGCCCTCCTGGCGGATCTGCACGCTGTGCGGCTGCCAGCCGCTGTTGTCGATGCGCACCCACTGCACGTAGCCGCGCGAGCCGCCCTCGTTGTTGATGTCGGTGAGGCCCTGGCCGCCGTCGAAGAACAGGTCGCTGCGGTGGTAGGTGTAGTCCTCGTTGAAGCCGCAGTTGCGGATGATGTTGTCGGCCGTGCCGTTGCCATCGCTGTCCTGGCACGCGGCGCGGGTGGCCTGCGGGTAGCCGGAGTTGCGGTGGAACCAGCGCACGTAGTCCACCTCGAGCTTGGCCTTGTCGCCGTGGGCCGCCCAGTCGATGTTGATGCACGAGCTGGGGGTCTCCTGGCACTTGCCGCCCGAGCACGCGGCGCCGTTGGCGCACTGCGCGCTGGAGGTGCAGGTGCGGCTGGACCAGCCCAGGCACCCGAGCTCACCGCCCACGGCGTTGTTCAGGATGAGG containing:
- a CDS encoding carbohydrate binding domain-containing protein — translated: MKPGWSAAWKRLVLGSSVWALGLGAVSCVVDDTQAPEEAEVLQSEAPLESYGSRTLTIAGQPFTLTWEDDFGGDLNKGQPKSLLNSANWKKENLGVNFEQQAYTNRECVTHPNNWNYCVENGKLTLLARKEPLDCVVWQQCTATSQCGTNGTCAATGYCVYDQNRNGVFDHEECAPADGISNFPANGQQYTSGRIKSDEKVEFRYGYIEFRARMPFADLPAGATPPSGMWPAIWLLGANGAIANGTRDDSVGWPMNGEIDIMEYTQIKENRALYPSNEAMGFNALWREIPEAGEMAAAPGGWQANACSDWPNGGDAKCDGDVGGARAQWPGKTIDYHQWHTWGFLWDEKGFKIYIDNMPYNGGTPVGTFTNGDSSTEFQQPMYLILNNAVGGELGCLGWSSRTCTSSAQCANGAACSGGKCQETPSSCINIDWAAHGDKAKLEVDYVRWFHRNSGYPQATRAACQDSDGNGTADNIIRNCGFNEDYTYHRSDLFFDGGQGLTDINNEGGSRGYVQWVRIDNSGWQPHSVQIRQEGFQLNAGTTYKWKVDVKSSVARTLPIKIAQPAAPYGVIATFNCNVGTGWTTCTGPNFTPQATGIYKFEITAGGNAAFNGSQIWVDDMYLGATTNTCQPECTGKTCGSDGCGGVCGSCRSGTTCGSWGQCTASSGTCTPSCSGKTCGSDGCGGTCGTCSTGNTCNASGQCTPSTCTPQCSGKVCGSDGCGGTCGTCSTGNTCNASGQCTPSTPTAVRLEAESATLTGCFAEAGGDSGGKVVAFEGNDTICWSNVTLTGRTSATAHVGAPYANGQAQLKFNGTVIGTLKLATATGGWSSPTLTDISTGISASGTGTLCLAGVTHANGWIFSVDYLDLK
- a CDS encoding sensor histidine kinase, with the translated sequence MKHELLAPGGATALADSEQARRAVQRVAGMGACAVNVSLACAFWGQWRVVPIIVSVGLVLTLFNTLAVDWLSRRLSSLGVDAVRMGANAIGVCIVGIATQWHVLLWVFVPYNMFWSFGVGRWIRLRMVLYLGVVNTVALLTGASFSIALAFSLIGAIGYVVSERRVEMLRGAMVQLENAHHEMRRMHERALKQEHLSSLGLLAAGVAHEINNPMSFVTSNVGSLLRDLKEEKALPEVMREYVDDVLPATLDGIRRVNSIVADLRRFSGGGVDRNMDYDFNAEVEMGLRLAQVQLGHVQVEKELGEVGRVVGHPRQIVQVLVNLMVNAGQATAPGGRVRITTRREGEQVLVAVRDTGAGMSEETKRRLFEPFFTTKPPGEGVGLGLSVAYGIVRAHGGHIDVESELGKGTVFTLALPRVAPVARV
- a CDS encoding discoidin domain-containing protein — translated: MNPIPHLIQGARSAWSRWACASTGLLLVGLMALSPAAAQAQVNLAKGKPVTVSSSDGVFTGPSAVDGDGGTRWSSGFTDNEWIYVDLGASTAISRVTLNWETAYGKSYKIQISANATSWTDVATVTNGDGGIDDLTVSGTARYVRMLGVQRAIGYGYSLWEFEVYGSGGTTPTGDLAKGRPATASSTENNDPNLAATYAVDGNAGTRWSSASLDAQWIRVDLGSAQQIGQVVLDWEGAYAKTYTIQGSTDDVNWTTLASITSGAPGREEINVSGTARYVRMLGGERGTGYGYSIWSFEVYKSGGGTTPPPQTTNQTIQLTFPDVAYAKINVSPTPLSVSPTPPEGLATPSVVNKGVFTYTLTFPPNTTVTMSKNQYSGSVPNTDIRLVVTTSSGTQRAQSVTALAVQDALWQVEVFSTGTTTPPPGGPIIPDPYVRPAPPPTTGAFALSAPAEGAMITTTRRPTLSWAAVTGASSYKVYVNITRNDYDWMAPGNLLNRFTEVGNVTGTSFTLNQDLVDRWTYKWYVVAQLSGGSTSRSNLRTFSVYLPKVETANDGVNLINGARDMNKNGTIEPYEDWRNPIATRVNDLMGRLTLHEKALQLFFNAKEFPGAGFTMGPLSTEDITNFQVTAAGTRLGVPIVDAGDSIHGFKTSWPTQPGLAASRNIQNAWEMGDMQRREQIAVGSRGTLSPLAEVGTKVLYPRIQEGSGEDADLAAGLTRALIAGLQGGPEVNPHSVWVTTKHWPGQGAGGEGGIVYDGTSIHYHMRPWHAAIEANTSGIMPGYAGSSLLGPEGGGAGDNVGILNYLRQNMGYSGIICTDWLPDSAWINAAKAGSDVMGGANPGQMGNFETAVPLARLDEAVRRVLDLKFRLGVFEDPYREGAAGTSAWHTAENKFLARRAAQESLTLLKNDGALPLRLAAGSRIVIAGPRADDPAGMVTWRSDFHGTEFGDPTIYQALKARAEAAGITVYKDAAPAGVTPNAAIVVVGESYFTHGTEWDKEKPYLPGDPIGPAHDAKWGDQYGVITSFKSKNIPTTTVLILPRPYILTNVVPQTNALLAVYRPGDMGGYAVADLLFGDVLPRGQLPWQLPRSMAQIGTDVPNNQLEKWDLPFDLGATEAQRTTIRQKIAAGERILPVYGDPLFQYGAGIQGFGLTDATPPAAFTLQTPANGATITGTRPPFAWTASSDAQTGIQRYELFIDGILIPSATTKGTTAEVPGLALSNGAHTWYVKAYNWANGSTTSATFSFTLSDTTPPAAFSALVPAAGSTASANPTQFIWEQTSDVGAGVSKYVLIVDNVDRTPAITGTAYTGITTNLALGKNAVASSTEFGSPNDGVDGNMATRWSSVNTGTNPDAATYTVDLGGVYSLKRVVIHWEAAYGSQYVIEASLDGTSWKALYTESAGNGGTDDLTGLSGVGRYVRMRGVKRFTTFGYSFWEFQVYGVGTEQTSVSGLAAGAHTWRVRAVDGANNSTLSNGPLSFTK